One window from the genome of Salvelinus fontinalis isolate EN_2023a chromosome 3, ASM2944872v1, whole genome shotgun sequence encodes:
- the LOC129837887 gene encoding E3 ubiquitin-protein ligase TRIM39-like, whose amino-acid sequence MVSPSSHLSEEQFQCAICLDVFTDPVSIPCGHNFCKACIKGYWDSTHLCQCPLCNKIFHRRPEPDVNRTLKEVAEHFKGLRVRNREDSAAEPGEVVCDVCTGRKRKALKSCLVCLTSYCDTHLEHHQIAPALKRHQLIDPVKNLEDRVCKKHNKLLELFCRTDQTCVCQFCSETDHKAHNSIPLEEECDQRKAQLGKTEAKVKQMIQERLQKVKEIKHSVDLSKRHTEMDISGKVQVFTALVHSIETLKAELTGVVEQKQEAAERCGEGLIKELEQEITELKRISSELGQLPHTEDHLQFLQSSPSWCLPVKTKDWSEISVQSHLRMGYMKRAVSQLEDKLMSKVKSFHNEMENELRTLCEAKTKTIQQYTMDVTLDPDTAHPELILSVDGKQVRCGNQSQTFLRNPKRFTYAYSVLGKEGFSSGKSYFEVQVKGMTEWDLGVATESINRQGWLPLSPEDGLWTFGLDTDNDYVPNDPKVPHHLKKKPQKVGVFVDYEEGRVSIYDVDATARSHICSFTGYKFTEKLYPYFNCGYPDGKRNAARLVISPVSHMTAPVRGV is encoded by the coding sequence ATGGTATCCCCCAGCAGTCACCTGTCTGAAGAGCAGTTCCAGTGCGCTATCTGTCTGGATGTGTTTACTGACCCAGTCTCCATCCCGTGTGGACACAACTTCTGCAAGGCCTGTATCAAAGGATACTGGGATAGCACACATCTGTGCCAGTGTCCCCTGTGTAACAAAATATTCCACAGAAGACCTGAACCAGATGTCAACAGAACACTTAAAGAAGTTGCGGAACATTTTAAGGGATTgagagtgagaaacagagaggattcaGCTGCAGAGCCTGGGGAAGTGGTCTGTGATGTCTGCACTGGCAGGAAGCGCAAGGCTCTGAAATCCTGCCTCGTTTGTCTGACCTCGTACTGTGACACTCATCTGGAGCATCATCAGATAGCCCCAGCCCTGAAGAGACACCAACTGATCGACCCTGTAAAGAACCTTGAAGACAGGGTATGTAAGAAGCACAACAAACTCCTCGAGCTGTTCTGTAGGACTGACCAGACATGTGTGTGTCAGTTCTGCTCTGAGACTGACCACAAGGCTCACAACAGCATACCTCTGGAAGAAGAATGTGACCAAAGGAAGGCTCAGCTTGGGAAGACAGAGGCAAAAGTGAAGCAGATGATTCAGGAGCGTCTGCAGAAGGTCAAGGAGATCAAACACTCCGTAGATCTCAGCAAGAGACACACTGAGATGGATATATCTGGCAAAGTGCAGGTTTTCACCGCTCTAGTTCACTCCATTGAGACACTTAAGGCTGAGCTCACTGGTGTGGTTGAGCAGAAGCAAGAAGCTGCAGAGAGGTGCGGTGAAGGTCTTATTAAAGAACTGGAGCAAGAAATCACTGAGCTGAAGAGGATAAGCTCTGAGCTGGGGCAGCTTCCACACACCGAGGACCATCTCCAATTCCTCCAGAGCTCCCCCTCCTGGTGTCTCCCAGTAAAGACCAAGgactggtctgagatcagtgttCAAAGCCACCTGCGCATGGGGTACATGAAAAGAGCTGTATCTCAGCTGGAGGACAAACTGATGAGTAAGGTAAAGAGTTTTCATAATGAGATGGAGAATGAGCTGAGGACGTTGTGTGAAGCTAAGACAAAGACGATTCAGCAGTATACAATGGATGTGACTCTGGACCCTGACACAGCACATCCTGAACTAATCCTGTCCGTGGATGGGAAACAAGTGAGGTGTGGGAACCAATCACAGACTTTCTTGAGGAACCCAAAGAGGTTTACTTATGCATACAGTGTCCTGGGGAAGGAAGGGTTCTCCTCAGGGAAATCTTACTTTGAGGTACAGGTGAAGGGGATGACTGAATGGGATTTAGGAGTGGCCACAGAGTCGATCAATAGGCAGGGGTGGTTACCACTGAGCCCTGAGGATGGACTCTGGACATTTGGCCTGGATACAGATAATGACTATGTGCCTAATGACCCCAAAGTACCCCACCACCTGAAAAAGAAGCCCCAGAAGGTGGGGGTGTTTGTGGATTATGAGGAGGGTCGGGTCTCCATTTATGATGTGGATGCCACAGCCAGATCTCACATCTGCTCTTTCACTGGCTACAAATTCACTGAGAAACTCTATCCATACTTCAACTGTGGGTATCCTGATGGTAAAAGAAACGCAGCCCGACTGGTCATCTCTCCTGTCAGTCACATGACTGCACCAGTGCGAGGGGTGTGA
- the LOC129837927 gene encoding GTP-binding protein Rhes-like, giving the protein MSLAVKEKTQVRLVFLGAAGVGKTALIRRFLQDTFEPKHRRTVEEMHSKEYDIGGSKVTVEILDTSGSYSFPAMRKLSIQNSDAFALVYAVDDAESLEAVKSLRDEILEVKEDKYTPIVVVGNKADRAGSDRQVAADDVLSTVELDWNNSYVETSAKENNNVTEVFRELLQQTNLPCRLSPALRRRRETFPKGDPKASRPPMNKTNSCIIS; this is encoded by the coding sequence ATGTCTCTAGCGGTGAAGGAGAAGACGCAGGTGAGGTTGGTGTTCCTGGGGGCGGCCGGCGTGGGCAAGACGGCCCTGATCCGCCGCTTCCTCCAGGACACCTTCGAGCCCAAGCACCGGCGCACCGTGGAGGAGATGCACAGCAAGGAGTACGACATCGGGGGCTCTAAGGTCACCGTGGAGATCCTGGACACCAGCGGCAGCTACTCCTTCCCTGCCATGCGCAAGCTCTCCATCCAGAACAGCGACGCCTTCGCCCTGGTCTACGCGGTCGACGACGCAGAGTCGCTGGAGGCCGTCAAGAGCCTCCGCGACGAGATCCTGGAGGTCAAGGAGGACAAGTACACCCCGATCGTGGTGGTGGGCAACAAGGCAGACCGAGCGGGAAGCGACCGGCAGGTGGCAGCTGACGACGTACTGTCAACGGTGGAGCTGGACTGGAACAACAGCTACGTGGAGACGTCGGCCAAGGAGAACAACAACGTGACGGAGGTGTTCAGGGAGCTGCTGCAGCAGACCAACCTGCCCTGCCGGCTGAGCCCTGCTCTGAGGCGCCGCAGGGAGACCTTCCCCAAAGGAGATCCCAAGGCCTCCCGGCCGCCCATGAACAAGACCAACTCCTGCATCATCTCCTAA